The Camelus ferus isolate YT-003-E chromosome 32, BCGSAC_Cfer_1.0, whole genome shotgun sequence genome window below encodes:
- the ANKLE2 gene encoding ankyrin repeat and LEM domain-containing protein 2, translating to MLWPRLAAAEWAALAWELLGASVLLIAVRWLVRRLDTRPRGLGQSGPPATPPRAAAGPAPDPGEMTMDTVLARLKLLNSDDLREEMVKAGLKCGPITSTTRFILEKKLARALSEHSSLPSHPPDQGAADAPALGHKTQRPVQSAGGSPAEPVGFSEDRDFGYGVGLNPPEEDAVASKTCSVSFGASPGVNSHRATPRASAEPPVYYGVCLAYEDAPVRNERIHVYEDKKEALQAVKMMKGSRFKAFTSREDAEKFARGVCDCSPSPRKASLPPPVRTVPLLSDGGLRDGLYLSESETANKERANSYKNPRTQDLTAKLRRAVEKGEEDTFSDLIWSNPRYLIGSGDNPTIVQEGCRYNVMHVAAKENQASMCQLTLETLENPEFMRLMYPDDELPMLEERIRYVVDLYLNTPDRVGYDTPLHFACKFGNADVVNVLSSHPLTVKNPRNKYDKTPEDVICERSKNKSVELKERIRDYLKGHYYVPLLRAEDTSSPVIGELWSSDQTNEASHVSHSGGGPRDPVLTLRAFVGPLSPSKAEDFRRLWKTPPREKAGFFHNVRKSDPERGIERVGRELAHELGYPWVEYWDFLGCFVDLSSQAGLQKLEEYLTQQEVGKNPQYGMGEDAACCQDNASAPPGRHRRCSNSVSVRAFLDGDDGVSVEETKTRESSAPNGSRPPGAALGGSGCDNPSWEHTSPVEAHAPTSPRSSGHRLCGRLSREKRPEDLNGEGALLSPVSGLTAEFHKLNLQNLGSGFSKTPDESAETPASNGDAGENDWLEPLAADKLGNNQTRTENEMSAGIAKMCLGPRSPGREAHHGCSFVPLEPSGVPASQEPRQRLFLLGEEPSKLDRDVLAALECADVDPRQYPAVHRWRGAVLCYPPADRQSWPSPALKGKVKSQLLDLGCAPSGSPGRSSPVAGSPGKPGPAPHSPGPGSPGRYSPANRGHLRRMVRLGPLPVL from the exons ATGCTGTGGCCGCGGCTGGCGGCGGCCGAGTGGGCGGCGCTGgcctgggagctgctgggagctTCGGTGCTGCTGATCGCGGTGCGCTGGCTGGTGCGGCGGCTGGACACGCGGCCTCGGGGCCTGGGCCAGAGCGGGCCCCCGGCCACGCCGCCCCGCGCGGCCGCAGGCCCAGCCCCCGATCCAG GTGAAATGACGATGGATACCGTCTTGGCGCGACTGAAACTCCTGAATTCAGATGACCTTAGAGAAGAAATGGTCAAAGCCGGGTTGAAATGTGGACCCATTACATCAACCACCAGGTtcattttggagaagaaattgGCTCGGGCTTTATCAGAGCACAGTTCACTGCCTTCACACCCTCCTGACCAGGGTGCCGCAGATGCCCCAGCTCTTGGCCACAAGACACAGAGGCCCGTGCAGTCTGCAGGAGGGAGCCCGGCTGAGCCAGTGGGCTTTTCTGAAGACAGAGACTTTGGTTATGGTGTGGGCCTGAATCCTCCAGAGGAAGATGCTGTGGCCTCTAAGACCTGCTCAGTGTCTTTTGGTGCCTCACCTGGGGTCAACAGCCACAGAGCCACACCAAGAGCCTCCGCAGAGCCACCTGTGTACTATGGGGTGTGTCTGGCCTACGAGGACGCCCCAGTGAGAAATG AAAGGATCCATGTTTATGAAGATAAAAAGGAAGCCTTGCAAGCTGTCAAGATGATGAAAGGGTCCCGATTCAAAGCTTTCACAAGCAGAGAAGATGCTGAGAAGTTTGCTAGAGGAGTTTGCGACTGCTCCCCTTCACCACGTAAAGCCTCTTTGCCACCTCCTGTGAGGACAGTGCCACTCCTTAGCGATGGTGGCTTGAGAG ATGGGTTGTACTTGTCTGAGTCAGAAACAGCAAACAAAGAGCGAGCCAACAGCTATAAAAATCCTCGTACACAAGACCTCACCGCCAAACTTCGGAGAGctgtggagaagggagaggaggacacCTTTTCCGACCTGATCTGGAGCAATCCCCGCTATCTGATTGGCTCGGGGGACAACCCGACCATCGTGCAG GAAGGGTGCAGGTACAATGTCATGCACGTCGCTGCCAAGGAGAACCAGGCTTCCATGTGCCAGCTGACCCTGGAGACCCTGGAGAACCCTGAGTTCATGCGGCTCATGTACCCTGACGACGAGCTGCCCATGCTGGAGGAACGCATCCGCTACGTGGTGGACCTGTACCTGAACACGCCAGACAGAGTG GGCTACGACACACCGTTGCACTTTGCTTGTAAGTTTGGAAATGCAGATGTGGTCAATGTGCTTTCTTCACACCCTCTGACTGTAAAAAACCCAAGAAATAAATACGATAAAACACCTGAAGAC gttATTTGTGAAAGGAGCAAAAATAAATCTGTGGAGCTGAAGGAGCGGATTAGAGACTATTTAAAGG GTCACTATTACGTGCCCCTCCTGAGAGCAGAGGATACATCTTCTCCGGTGATTGGGGAGCTGTGGTCTTCAGACCAGACCAACGAGGCCTCTCACGTCAGCCACAGTGGAGGCGGCCCCAGGGACCCTGTTCTGACCCTGCGAGCCTTTGTGGGGCCCCTGAGTCCGTCCAAG GCAGAAGACTTCCGCCGACTCTGGAAGACCCCACCCCGAGAGAAAGCGGGCTTCTTTCACAACGTCAGGAAATCCGATCCAGAAAGAGGCATCGAGAGAGTGGGAAG GGAGCTGGCCCACGAGCTGGGGTACCCCTGGGTCGAGTACTGGGACTTTCTGGGCTGTTTTGTTGATCTGTCTTCCCAGGCAGGCCTGCAAAAGCTAGAAGAATATCTTACTCAGCAGGAAGTAGGCAAAAATCCCCAATACGGCATGGGAGAAGACGCAGCCTGCTGCCAGGACAACGCTTCGGCCCCCCCGG GCCGTCACCGGAGGTGCAGCAACTCCGTCTCTGTGAGGGCCTTTCTAGATGGGGACGATGGCGTGAGCGTGGAAGAGACCAAAACCCGGGAGAGCTCGGCTCCAAACGGCAGCCGGCCCCCGGGCGCTGCCCTCGGAGGCTCAGGATGCGACAACCCTTCCTGGGAGCATACCAGCCCTGTGGAGGCCCACGCTCCGACCAGCCCCCGCAGCAGCGGACACAGGCTGTGTGGCCGCCTGAGCCGTGAGAAGAGGCCCGAGGACCTGAATGGGGAGGGGGCCCTCCTGTCACCTGTCTCCGGCCTGACTGCTGAGTTCCATAAACTGAATTTGCAGAATCTAGGAAGTGGCTTTTCTAAGACACCAGATGAAAGTGCAGAGACCCCAGCATCGAACGGGGACGCAGGAGAGAATGACTGGTTAGAACCGCTTGCTGCCGACAAACTCGGAAATAACCAGACAAGGACAGAAAACGAAATGTCAGCTGGAATTGCTAAAATGTGCCTGGGCCCCAGGAGTCCTGGGCGTGAGGCCCACCATGGCTGCAGCTTTGTACCTCTGGAGCCCTCGGGGGTCCCCGCCTCGCAGGAGCCCAGACAGAGGCTCTTCCTTTTGGG AGAAGAGCCATCCAAGCTGGATCGCGACGTTCTGGCCGCTCTAGAGTGTGCAGACGTGGACCCTCGGCAGTACCCGGCCGTGCACCGGTGGAGGGGCGCCGTGCTGTGCTACCCGCCCGCGGACAGACAGAG CTGGCCGAGCCCCGCGCTGAAAGGGAAGGTGAAGTCGCAGCTGCTGGATCTTGGCTGTGCTCCCAGCGGCAGCCCCGGCAGGAGCAGCCCCGTGGCAGGCAGCCCCGGGAAGCCTGGCCCCGCTCCCCACTCCCCCggcccaggcagccctgggcgCTACAGCCCCGCAAACAGGGGCCACCTCCGCAGGATGGTGCGCCTGGGCCCACTCCCCGTCTTGTAG